The segment cacacacacacgtgcaagtGGGGTTTTCTAGGGGACTTGGTACTAGATACTCTTTCTGGAAAATCGAAATTATATTCTGGTAAAGCTTTGGTTGACATACACAGTTACAGTCTATAAGTACTCATTATCTACAGCCGGTATAGATCacaaaactttctttgtcaagaggtgtgtgtttgtgtagtgctacagacacacctacacacactttGCTGATGTTCAAATCCCATTGGAATGTCGTCTGGAAGTCATTTGCTCTTCAGCCATCAGAGTtgtctctcccctctctccacctccctctctctttctccttctctctctctctctgaagtGTCGACATGAACAACTTAACAGGGACAGGACAAGTCTTCATCTGGACAGTCCGGTCTTCTGGAGGCTAAGATCCTGTTCTGACATTTTGCAGGTGTACAAACAGATAGTTACAATTATTGTAGAGTTTGCTGTCAGAGGGTAAGCTAGTCTTTCAgctattttatttagtttttttgttttgttttacaatgTATGTATATCTATGACCACAACAGTAATACATGTGCACGGTGATACGttgtacacatgtagatatTGTACAGACAATGAAagtattaaaagaagaaaattgtgtttctgtttagtttttaaaagcaAGTCCGATCCTGCTTCTTTTTGTTAATCTGCTTGTAGCGGTTTATATATTTCAAGTACCAAGAGGTTTCTACTTTTCGATCTTGATTGAACGTGTGAGTGTATTCCCAGCAAGTAAGCAAACATAATGTATTCATGAGATTCTTGTATTTTCAGGTCGAtgtctatctctctatctctctagtACTCTTTACTTTTCAGTCTCACTCGCTCTCTCCATCTGACGAATTTTAGTTAAGTGTTGATAAGGCTcgctttgaaattatttttcttcttattaccCTTAATAAATCAAAATACCTAATATATGGTTGGTTCGAGAATACAAAATCGAATACATATTTTTCAGATATTAAGATTTGTGGTCCTATAAGTTTTGTTCGATACAGattaaatttgttgttatttacctGTCAAACATAGTACACTTTCCTTAAGTACAATCGAAGAAAATATATCACAAAGCATGTGTCAGTCTTTTCACcttaaagcattttaaaactagATGTGATGACCTATACCcacttcattttcttaattCCTAGCTCCTTAACAGCAGATATGAGCAGTGTTGAGAATTAGTGATAGGATTTCACATCACAGGCTTCTCTATTTCCTCGATATTTAAATTCTACAGAAGGAACCTGACTCATTGTTATTTACACAAGATGatttgtttctccttctctaTATGCGCTATTATTGTTAGAGTTCATCCAAGGTCTTCCTTTAATTTGACAGCTTTTATTTCGTTCATGTGCACATTGACATTTCTACTCAAAGTAGAAAAATACATAGACAAGCTAAACaacattttatacatatacacataaaaggACACCCCGGTAATTTAAGGAAGATGAAACTCCAAAACAAGCTTCATATTAATCTTACAGCATAGATTACCTTTTCCACAATGGTATTTTACCAATAAACCGAAAAGTCGATGCAAAAAATTTTTTCTCAAACTTTTAATATAAATGACTGGCGGGAAGGAAGTAAACAAGTGGGtttcaacaaaaaaacttttgcttatgctgctttttatttatgcttatttgttttgcttatcTTCTACAAATTTAATGGTTATTTGTAATAAACTCTAATTGTTAACTTCAACCTCAGTACAGTGAATGCATCCTTATTTGGAAGTTCTTGGAGATAGATAATAAATTTCGGAATGATATTCTCAATGTAAACCTCAAAGGTAAGCCTTAAGGTAGCGATCTTTTAATTCAAACTTAATAAAAATGGTTTCTTCAACTGCAGCAAGTCGATGTACCTCGACGATAGAATTTTAAGGTGGATTGGGTGATTTATTCAAACTGTATCTAACCTGCAACTAACTACAACCCAGGAATCATGCGGCCAGCAACTGTCGGGTCTGTGTTCGGACCCCAGCCTATCGTTACCATAACAACGATTTTACTTTGTCCTGTACTATTCTCTAAGAAGCAAATATAAAGATCGCAAATAGATTTACtcacaaaataaagcagaaacaaaataatgtccTAGTTACTGTAAttagttttaaacaatattGCTTCAGCATAATTAAATATCGTTCTTTTAATCTCGTACACTTTGTTACGaccgtagcggtaacttggctcgtttaaagatctgaaaatctgcggtgtcacactttcctgtacaaagtcacttcagtcacccgttgaacagaagatagaacacgtatacagcggctcacactgtaatatttctcagtattatttcaatgttcaacaactcaacgttataaccacataatcagcggactgccacacaggctactcgCATCCtcttacttccaactcacacagagtactattaaaactcacacagagtactactaaactcagaaaatcgaataacgaccacctagtctaccccagctttttatagatcccttcaaaaatgctaaaatgcaaaataaaaaaatattaaaaattaagacgcagtacgccctgaccttgacatcgccacttcctgccaaggccccgtcaaactaaaaatactcaatttcgtaacataccctcccacttcaagaagaaactccgcaggactttcttctacaaacatacgaaataaaacaaacattttaaggtatcatccatcttctcaaccaaaaaccaaattaaagcaTGATCTCTCCTCACATCAAAACTAACCAGTCTCTTAACAATAAAGCTACTTAACAAAACTTCACACATGTAATTGCTAATCACAGTATCCTTCATCGGATTGTAGTTATATTCAGCTCAGTTCAGTTCTTTGAGCCAACCCGGCTCAAGAAATCCGCACCAACATTGTCCGATCCCTTTACAGAGTCAAAATGCACGTCAAAATTCTGCAAAAACAGGGTCCACCTCATCACCCTATTGTTCTCAAATCGTGCAGTGTTCAAATAGGTGAGAGGGTTGTGGTCTGTCCGTATGGTAAACCTAACTCCTTCTAGGTATAACCGGAATTTCCTCACCGCCCATACGATGGCTAAACACTCCTTTTCGATAGTGGAGTATCTTCTCTCGGCCCCATTCAGCTTTCTGCTTGCGTAGCAAACAGGGAATAACTTTCCTTCGTGTTCCTGCATCAGAACCGCCCCAATCCCTGTATCTGATGCATCTGTGCTTAAAACGTACATCTTAGAAGGATCTGGGAGCTGCAGCACCGGGTCACTGGTCAGGAATGTTTTGATTGTAACAAATGCCCGCTCTTGCGCTTCACCCCACTCGAGTGAAtttggctgtcctttctttaGAAGGTCCGTGAGAGGTGCCGTCACGGCTGCGAAGTGAGGCATATACTTCCGATAAAAGGATGCCAGGCCAAGGAAAGAACGtaactgcttcttattttgtgGCCTTGGTGCATCTCTCACCTTCTTGACATTGTCCTCGTGCACTCCTTTCACTCCGCTCTTAAGACGATGCCCTATGAAGTCTACGTCATCAGTGCCGAGTATACACTTACTAGGCCTGGCAGTCAGGTTGTTCTCGACGATGCGATCAAGCAGCACGCGGATCACGCGGAGATGATCTTCCCAAGTCTGAGTGTGAACCAGTATATCGTCGGAGTAGTGCACGATACCCTCCAAGTCGTCTAATATCTTCTTTAAACCCCTCCTCAATGTTGCACCTGAATTTTTCATTCCAAACGGCATTCTCAAAAATTCGGGTGTAACGAACGCTGTTTTCTGGATGTCCTCTTCGGGTATGGTCACTTGCCAATAACCCTTGCTCAAATCGATTTTCGTAAAGAATCTGTCACCGCTCAGCTGTCGGAACAGATCAGCCGGCGTCGGCATGGGCTCTGGGTCCAAGTGGGTAAGTTTATTAAGTTTCCTGAAGTCGACGCACACCCTGttgcttccatctttctttctcactaccaCAACTGGCGACGCGTAGGGTGACTTGGACTCCCGAATAATTCCCAAACGCAACATTTCCTCGATATCCCTCTTCAAAGACTCCCTGGTAGCATATGGTATCGGGTAAGGCTTACATCTGACCGGGACGTCTGACGTTAATCGTATCTCGTGCTGGATGAGGTTAGTTTTTCCCGGTACGTCCGTAAAGATACAGCTATGTTGTCTCACTAGTTCTTGTAGCTCTGCCCGTTGTTGGTTGGACAGATTGAGCCCGTAAACCAGGTTGTCCACCGACTCACCATGGTGTATGTCTCCCAGTTCGAGGAGGTCCTCACCCCCGTCCTCGACACACCCATCTTCATCGCTCGTGATGGTGGCCACTTGACATGATGCCGAGTTGCTCAAGCTTGGCGGCCCATTAGCAATCGAAGCGATTGCTATCTCGGTAATGTTTTCAGCCGCTCTATCTGGATCTCTCTTTATGTACCGCTTGAGCAGATTGGCGTGTAAcaccttctcttttctttttaaaaacacgaCATAGTCATTCAGGCCCTTGACGTTTCGCACTGTAAACGGACCTTTCCATTGCATAATCAGTTTATTGTGGTCTGAAGGTAGTAACACTAGGACTCTGTCGCCAGGCTTGAACGTTCTGTTCTTCGTCTTCCGATCATAGAAATGCTTGGCCTTTCCTTGAGCCTTCTCTAGTTCAGTCATCGCTAGCTGTAAGGTTTCTTCCAACCTTTCCCGCAGCTCGAATACATACTGATAGCTGTTCCGAATTTCGGGTTCGTTGACCTCCTTGGTCCATAGCTCCTTCAAAATGTGCATGGGACCTCGTATGGTTCGTCCAAATAACAGTTCAAAAGGTGAAAAACCCGTAGCCTCTTGGGTGACCTCCCGATAAGCGAACAGCAGTGCGTTGACGTATCGGTCCCACTGTCTAGGCTGGTCGCGGCACAGTTTTCTTAGCATGGCCTTAAGGGTACCGTTGAATCTCTCGACAAGTCCATTACACATCGGGTGGTATGGGGTGGTGGTAATCTGGCGAATGCTGAGGAGCCTGGAGACCTCTTTAATGCACTCAGACACAAACTGCGGTCCCAAATCGCTAAGTATTTCTTCTGGCACTCCAAGGCGGCTGAATATTCCAATCAAGGCTTCAGCGACGGTCTCAGTATCGATCTTCTTCAGAGGGACCGCTTCTGGGTACCTGGTTGCGTAGTCAACTAGCGTCAGGATATACCTATGTCCTGACTCGCTGGCGCGGCTTAATCTCACCTATGAGGTCTACCGCTACCCGCTTAAAAGGCACATCAATCAGCGCATCTTCTGTAAAGGTACCTTAGCCACCTTGCCTTTATGCACCGTTTTCTGACAGGCATCGCAAGACTGGCAAAAGCGGGTTACATCCCCGGAGATGCCAGGCCAGTAAAAGGCTGCAGTGACTCTGTCCAAAGTCTTCCTGACACCTAAATGACCACCCATGATGGATGAATGTGCGACGTCCATCACTGACCGCCGTAAGGGAGCTGGGACTAGCACTTGGCGGACCGGCTGCCCATTATGGAAGTTTCGCTGGCGGAATATGCGGTACAACACCCCTCCTTTCTCCTCAAACCTGATCTTTTCGTCATCTTCTGTGTACTTGGCGACCTGCTTGCGACATTGATCCAGTGTCGGGTCATCTCGCTGCATCCGAATGAGTTCTTCTTTATCAATGTCAGGCATTCTCACGTTCGGTATGACAGCTAAAGCttgggtttttactttttcttgggCCGCCTGTGCTCTAGTCATTACAGCACATGTGTGTTCCCACTCTGGGTCGGGGTCATCAGCGGCTCTAGCGCCTTCAATGTTGCCGATGATCAGATCATATGGCGGGTTATCGAGGCATACTGCATTCACTGACCACTGAAATACGGCGACGATATTTCAACATCAGCAGTCGGCACATCCTGAGTATGCCCGTGGCAGCATCTGAGCCTCGAGCTGTTACCCGTGAACTGGCCTTCTAACACAAGGTCTTTCCGGATGACAACTCCAGAACACCCAGTGTCCCTCAGCACGGTGACGTTGTTACCTCCCACCTGTCCGCGTGACACCGGCATATTACCCATGTCGCCGGTCGTTCTCGTGGTAAACGCGCAGTCTACCACTGGAGTGTGCCGCTCGTTCTGGGTCGTGCTGTCAGTAGCGATCGTGTGTTGTCGTCGGCCTTCATAGCTTGGCCCTTGGCTATCTCCCTCACAAATGGCTACGTTTGCTGACATCACAGGACGACGATTCGACGGTTGCGGAGTCCGTCGTGTGTTTCCCTCCAATGTTTGGCGGCTGGTTGAATGTCTCATCGAGTTGCTCGGGCACGCCATGGCTTTGTGACCCTTTCCACCGCAGGAATAACACCGCAGCTCGTTGCCTTGATGCCGATCGTAACCTTGGCTGCGCTGGGCAGATGTGATGTTCTGGGCCGTGTCGGCTGCAGACAGGGACCCTCTTAACCTGGCTGTGAACTCTCTGCCTTGCGACTGCAGGTATCTTGTCGCAGCATTTGACAATGCTTTTAGGCTCtggtcttcttgctgctgtaagaAGACTGCCAAGTCTTTGGGGCAGGCTTCGATGAACTGCTCTTTGAGTACTATATACAACAAACCGTCGAAGTCCGTCTTCTGCCCCGCTGCCTCAATCCATCTATAAAGGTATGCTCTTAACCTTTCTGTAAACTGCTCGgggctctcccctttctctggtTTACTTGCACGGAAACGTCGCCTAAAGCCGTTCTCCGTGAAGTCATATCCACTCAACAACGCTTGCTTCAACTGATAATAGTCTTGAACTGCTTCTGTCGGCATGCGTGAATAAATGTCCAGTGCATGCCCCGACAACAACGCACTGAGCGATACCGCCCACACACTTCGTGGCCAACTAGACAGCTCAGCATGGCGCTCGAACCTTTGTAAATAACTGTCCATACTGTCTTTTCCGTCAACAAATTTCGGCAACTTTGGCctctcacacttcacagacacCTCCGACATGGTGACTGCTGGCCTCAGACGCGCCATCTCTAATTCATGCAcgcgttgtctttctctctcttcatgttcTAGTTGTAATTTCCGTAGTTCTCGCTCGgcagctctttcttctctctccctctctctttgttctctttctttctgctctctttccctctccttctGTTCTACAAACTCTTGTAACTCTTCTCTCTCCAGGCCTAATTCTTTGCCTAACTTCACTAGCTCCTTCGTGACTTCCATGGCTGTACACTCAACTCAAAAAGATTCACTCACAGTTCTCTTGTCCTTTGTACAGCAGCTTCTTTGTAACGGAAACGATGACGGTGCAGATCCCCGGACAGGCCCCCAGatgttacgactgtagcggtaacttggctcgtttaaagatctgaaaatctgcggtgtcacactttcctgtacaaagtcacttcagtcacccgttgaacagaagatagaacacgtatacagcggctcacactgtaatatttctcagtattatttcaatgttcaacaactcaacgttataaccacataatcagcggactgccacacaggctactcgCATCCtcttacttccaactcacacagagtactattaaaactcacacagagtactactaaactcagaaaatcgaataacgaccacctaggtctaccccagctttttatagatcccttcaaaaatgctaaaaatgcaaaataaaaaaaatattaaaaaattaagacgcagtacgccctggccttgacatcgccacttcctgccaaggccccgtcaaactaaaaatactcaatttcgtaacacaCTTTGTACTTTTAAGTTTAAAACTAAATACCGACTTTAGGATACCCTTATGCTCAACTTTAATTTGTATCGGTTGTAATACATGAATGAATTATTGCTGTAGTGTGCAGATAATCTCGTATAAATACTAAGGCAAAATCAAAGTATAAGGATTGTTTGGGGGAAGGTTAGTACAACTGTTGGCAAAAATACGGTATGGAGCGAATTATAAAGACCCAGGATtgataagaagaaaatagaCATAGTATATCTTAGAAGTTATAACCTTGATGATACTTCACCTGTGAACATGTACAATTCCAGCAGTAATCAATGCCGTCGTTTCATTTTTGCTTTAGTCACTCTGTCTGAAGTTTTCACAGAAGCAGTTCGATTCTCACATTTTCAGGCAACAGTAGCAACATCATAGTTACATAGCTACATGCTGTACATACGTACCTAAACACATACAGTGGACTGAGAAGTCAAAAAGGCTAAAAATTAGATAATTAAGCAAGCTTATGCTTGACAAATTCTGAGTAAGaatattctataaaaataaattttgttaagaAACCACGTCCTCTTACATGTCATCAAATTCTAGACAGAGCATAATTCGACTATATTTAAAGTATATGTAAccagtgttattttatttaacacatAAACAATTTCCACACATTCCATGTAAAACTTGACGAAAGTTGGAGCCTAAGATGTAATACACCCAGAAATTCACAGAGCAGTTGACGGCACGAAGAAACGAGACGAACGTCCACAGGACCACAGTGAGGCTGCTGTACCTGCCGCTGACACTGAGGTCAGGCAGGAGGAAGGATGTCACCTGAACCACAAAGTTAGGGGTCAAGCAAACGATGAAGAGAACAGAGGTCCCAATTAACATCCGGGTCACTGTGAGCTCTCTACTTGAGAGGCTAAGAGTggaatgcaaaatttttatatttttctccgTTGCTTTCGTCAAGGTTTTTCTTCGGGAAAATGCCGAGCGGAGTTTGATGACAGTCATGAAAGTGGTGACAAcgatgacaagaagaaaaatcccAGGAAAACAGGTGGCGTACACGAAGGTGTCAAAGatgatcaaaatgtttttgttgtccaGGTAGTATCTGTGTAAAGCCAATCCAAACATTCATGAAAGGACGCGAGCTAGTAAATACTGAAACATTCAGTGCTTGCAACGAACTATCTTTTCTTCCAAACATTTAACCcttatttaatattctttcaCGTGATAATTTCTCTTTTATATCTCA is part of the Pomacea canaliculata isolate SZHN2017 linkage group LG13, ASM307304v1, whole genome shotgun sequence genome and harbors:
- the LOC112554336 gene encoding uncharacterized protein LOC112554336, whose protein sequence is MEVTKELVKLGKELGLEREELQEFVEQKEREREQKEREQREREREERAAERELRKLQLEHEERERQRVHELEMARLRPAVTMSEVSVKCERPKLPKFVDGKDSMDSYLQRFERHAELSSWPRSVWAVSLSALLSGHALDIYSRMPTEAVQDYYQLKQALLSGYDFTENGFRRRFRASKPEKGESPEQFTERLRAYLYRWIEAAGQKTDFDGLLYIVLKEQFIEACPKDLAVFLQQQEDQSLKALSNAATRYLQSQGREFTARLRGSLSAADTAQNITSAQRSQGYDRHQGNELRCYSCGGKGHKAMACPSNSMRHSTSRQTLEGNTRRTPQPSNRRPVMSANVAICEGDSQGPSYEGRRQHTIATDSTTQNERHTPVVDCAFTTRTTGDMGNMPVSRGQVGGNNVTVLRDTGCSGVVIRKDLVLEGQFTGNSSRLRCCHGHTQDVPTADVEISSPYFSGQ